In one Rhodospirillaceae bacterium genomic region, the following are encoded:
- a CDS encoding replication-associated recombination protein A — protein sequence MADRLRPDELKDVVGQDHLLAKEGPIGRMLETGRLSSILLWGPPGCGKTTIAKLLAGRTDMHFEPLSAVFSGVADLKKVFAAAKERASMGRGTLLFIDEIHRFNRAQQDAFLPVVENGTITLIGATTENPSFELNAALLSRCQVLVLHRLSDAALETLLCRAEESKHVSLPLTEDARAALRAMADGDGRHILALADELLALSDVTDPLTPADLAATLQRRAPVYDKDREGHYNLISAAHKSLRGSDPDAALYWVSRMIDGGEDPTYILRRLTRFAVEDIGLADPQAVVQALSAWDVYDRLGSPEGDLAISQLVIYLATAPKSNAAYRAHKLANQSAKKTGSLMPPKHILNAPTKLMKTLGYGKDYAYDHDSDDGFSGQNYFPETMARETFYSPPERGFEREINKRLNYWNKLRREKNAQAKD from the coding sequence TTGGCAGACAGACTCAGGCCCGATGAACTGAAAGATGTCGTTGGCCAAGATCACTTGCTCGCCAAAGAGGGGCCAATCGGTCGGATGCTAGAGACTGGGCGACTATCGTCAATTCTCTTATGGGGGCCGCCTGGGTGCGGAAAAACCACCATCGCGAAGCTTCTGGCCGGACGAACAGATATGCATTTTGAACCGCTGTCAGCTGTTTTCTCCGGCGTTGCGGATCTTAAAAAGGTATTTGCAGCGGCAAAAGAAAGAGCCTCAATGGGTCGCGGGACTTTATTGTTTATCGATGAAATCCATCGCTTTAATAGAGCACAACAGGATGCGTTCTTGCCTGTGGTTGAGAATGGCACCATTACCCTTATCGGGGCAACGACCGAGAACCCATCCTTCGAGTTAAATGCGGCGCTGCTGTCCCGCTGTCAGGTGCTGGTACTGCACCGTCTCAGCGACGCTGCCTTAGAGACATTGCTGTGCCGCGCAGAAGAGTCCAAACACGTCAGCTTACCGCTGACCGAAGACGCACGTGCAGCGCTCCGTGCCATGGCCGACGGGGATGGTCGGCACATACTAGCTCTCGCCGATGAGCTTCTAGCACTTTCAGATGTAACCGATCCACTAACACCTGCTGATCTTGCGGCCACGCTGCAGCGCCGTGCGCCTGTTTATGACAAAGACCGCGAGGGCCACTACAACCTCATCAGCGCCGCTCATAAATCTCTCCGGGGCTCTGATCCAGACGCAGCCTTGTACTGGGTGTCACGTATGATTGATGGCGGAGAAGACCCGACTTACATTCTTCGGCGCTTAACCCGGTTCGCCGTCGAGGACATCGGCCTTGCCGATCCGCAGGCGGTTGTGCAGGCGCTCTCCGCGTGGGATGTGTACGATAGGTTAGGCTCTCCTGAGGGTGATTTGGCGATTTCACAGTTGGTGATTTACTTAGCAACGGCACCTAAATCCAACGCCGCCTATCGTGCCCACAAGCTCGCGAACCAGTCGGCCAAAAAAACCGGCTCCCTGATGCCGCCGAAGCATATCCTGAACGCGCCGACAAAACTTATGAAGACCCTGGGCTACGGTAAAGATTACGCTTACGATCATGACAGCGATGACGGGTTTTCGGGGCAGAACTATTTTCCCGAGACGATGGCCCGGGAAACGTTCTACAGCCCACCTGAACGTGGTTTTGAACGCGAGATCAACAAGCGTCTAAACTACTGGAATAAGCTGCGGCGTGAAAAGAACGCCCAAGCTAAGGATTAA
- a CDS encoding HAD-IA family hydrolase: MPKLPLVILDLDGTLVDSQHVIVQMMTVAAVQTGLPVPSDDAVKSIIGLSLDHAIYELFPMAEGSKLPDVVEAYRTEALRVRAQPNDPEVLFDGARDFVSLLRQSGYLLGIATGKARRGVDHFCKKYEMVGWFDTIQTPDTNPGKPHPGMIESALSETGASIEHAVMVGDTTFDIEMARNAGVFAIGVGWGNHHIPALEQAGADHIVQSMEDLPQVISRILG, encoded by the coding sequence GTGCCAAAGTTACCCCTCGTTATTCTCGATCTTGATGGCACCCTCGTTGATAGTCAGCACGTTATCGTCCAGATGATGACGGTGGCAGCAGTGCAAACCGGTTTGCCTGTGCCCTCTGACGATGCTGTCAAGAGCATCATTGGTCTGTCATTGGATCACGCGATTTATGAATTGTTCCCAATGGCTGAAGGCTCAAAGCTTCCTGATGTGGTTGAGGCATATCGCACCGAAGCCCTGCGTGTGCGGGCGCAACCCAATGACCCGGAGGTTTTGTTCGACGGGGCGAGGGACTTCGTGAGCCTGCTCAGGCAGAGCGGCTATTTGCTTGGTATTGCGACTGGTAAAGCGCGCCGCGGTGTTGATCATTTTTGTAAAAAATATGAGATGGTCGGATGGTTTGATACCATTCAAACGCCCGATACCAACCCGGGAAAACCACACCCTGGCATGATCGAGTCGGCGCTTTCTGAGACGGGCGCATCAATTGAGCACGCGGTCATGGTGGGCGATACAACTTTTGATATAGAAATGGCCCGGAATGCGGGGGTTTTTGCCATAGGCGTTGGCTGGGGCAATCATCATATCCCAGCCCTTGAGCAGGCCGGTGCAGACCATATAGTACAGAGTATGGAAGATTTGCCGCAGGTCATTTCACGGATATTAGGATAA
- a CDS encoding RluA family pseudouridine synthase yields the protein MSGVHHRTVAADEADLRLDRWFKRHFPGLTHGQLEKMLRKGQVRVDGGRAKANLRLEPGQTLRIPPMPEASDVPRQPKNESYADPELVQILLDSILYKDRDVLAINKPAGVAVQGGSGVSVHIDGALDALKFDAKERPKLVHRLDKDTAGVLLLGRSASAAAELTKAFRHREAQKLYWAVVIGCPEVPDGQIEAALSKSGGPQDERMHIDAEDGKAAITDFKVISSAAGKVSWLDLRPRTGRTHQLRVHCAAIETPILGDGKYGGRTAFLADLPGAKALHLFARGIRLPRRQGPPLEVYAPLPPQMAETFKYFGFELSEADNI from the coding sequence ATGAGCGGCGTTCATCACCGCACCGTTGCTGCCGATGAAGCGGACCTGAGACTGGATCGATGGTTTAAGCGGCATTTTCCCGGCCTCACGCACGGTCAGTTGGAAAAGATGTTGCGCAAAGGCCAGGTGCGCGTCGATGGCGGGCGTGCCAAAGCGAACCTGAGGCTAGAGCCGGGCCAGACCTTGCGTATTCCGCCGATGCCCGAAGCATCAGATGTTCCGCGCCAACCAAAAAATGAATCCTACGCCGATCCCGAATTGGTTCAAATCCTGTTGGATAGCATTCTTTATAAAGATAGAGATGTGCTGGCCATCAACAAGCCCGCTGGTGTGGCGGTACAGGGCGGCAGCGGGGTATCCGTTCATATTGATGGTGCATTGGATGCGTTGAAGTTCGACGCCAAAGAGCGCCCCAAACTTGTTCACCGGCTAGATAAAGATACCGCAGGTGTCTTGCTGCTCGGACGCAGTGCATCGGCAGCTGCCGAGCTCACCAAAGCCTTTCGTCATAGAGAGGCACAGAAACTCTATTGGGCTGTGGTGATTGGCTGCCCCGAAGTGCCGGACGGCCAAATCGAAGCCGCGCTGTCCAAGAGCGGCGGCCCCCAAGACGAACGTATGCACATAGATGCTGAGGATGGAAAAGCAGCCATAACTGATTTTAAAGTCATCAGCAGTGCCGCAGGCAAAGTGTCGTGGCTGGATTTGCGTCCTCGCACCGGGCGAACCCATCAGCTTCGTGTCCACTGTGCTGCGATTGAGACACCAATCCTCGGCGATGGAAAATATGGTGGACGCACAGCCTTTTTAGCCGATCTGCCTGGAGCTAAGGCGCTGCATTTGTTTGCCCGTGGTATTCGTTTGCCCCGCCGGCAAGGCCCGCCGTTAGAGGTCTACGCGCCGCTGCCACCTCAAATGGCCGAGACATTCAAATATTTTGGTTTCGAGCTTTCTGAAGCCGATAACATTTAG
- a CDS encoding septation protein A → MNPILKLVLEIGPLVVFFLTNAQFGIFNATLAFMVAIVFALGVSYSLNKTIPTMPLVTAVFVLIFGGLTLWLQNETFIKVKPTIVNLLFATILAFGLLTGRLFLKIVLDSALNMTDQGWLIMTKAWTGFFVFLAILNEVVWRTVSTDTWVSFKVFGVMPLTLVFSFALVPVIMKHTIEASSEPIKKDPDSNS, encoded by the coding sequence ATGAACCCAATTTTGAAGCTCGTCCTGGAAATCGGCCCTTTGGTCGTCTTCTTTCTGACCAACGCACAATTTGGCATCTTTAACGCCACCCTGGCGTTTATGGTCGCGATTGTCTTTGCCTTGGGCGTCTCGTACAGCCTGAATAAGACGATCCCGACCATGCCGCTGGTTACGGCCGTGTTCGTGCTGATTTTTGGCGGGCTAACCCTGTGGCTTCAGAATGAAACCTTTATCAAGGTCAAACCCACCATTGTTAATTTACTATTCGCCACCATCCTCGCCTTTGGCCTTTTAACGGGGCGTTTGTTTCTCAAAATCGTATTAGACTCTGCCTTAAATATGACGGATCAGGGATGGCTGATCATGACCAAAGCCTGGACCGGCTTTTTTGTGTTTCTGGCGATATTGAACGAAGTGGTGTGGCGGACCGTTTCAACAGACACATGGGTGTCTTTCAAAGTCTTTGGGGTTATGCCGCTGACTTTGGTTTTCAGCTTTGCGCTGGTGCCAGTGATCATGAAGCATACGATTGAGGCTTCAAGTGAGCCTATAAAAAAAGACCCTGACAGCAACAGCTAA
- a CDS encoding AsmA family protein, producing the protein MKRIILILGGAFVVVVAGVFIVLATLDINQYKGLIQDQVAAATGRTLTIDGDLKLAISLNPAIQLNGVRFQNAEWGSRPDMAVIERIEASVPLIPLLSGRVEVTRLALVKPDILLERNADGRANWDFSSAETAADAEAEATALAISAIEVDDAVFSFNDAQANSKISAALERLRINITGDLLAPVIQKIDLENLAASMASDSGEDTSIVVAFLTVDATSSGADLSLESIAAGQNITADGTIGPLGRLVAMEGVFPAKLALSLGEFDFDTDLNVDLSAARPKISGSITSETLDLTKLPPTEDVASAKLFPSDPIPMDGLKAVDVDLDIQVARLILQKSLALTNLKTNIKLVDGRLEQSQTAEIAGGTLESDIQFTAPSGVVIISSNGTGISAERIAKDLEATDIITQGLLDYELSLNGRGLSVAALMASLDGSVIGGMGEARIRNDAINLAGADFISQLISNINPFMAQEDFTVAQCAVVNLQVQDGIARTDKGIAFVSDRIEVTSSGSINLADEKIDLNIRPKAKEGLGVGMGKLTQVVKISGSLSNPGIGFDAAGAVRSLGSIAGAFATGGASLLAEGALERGQSAGDTCQAARTWHLAGN; encoded by the coding sequence ATGAAACGTATTATACTAATTCTAGGTGGTGCCTTTGTCGTTGTCGTCGCAGGTGTTTTCATTGTCTTAGCAACGCTCGACATCAACCAGTATAAAGGTTTGATTCAGGATCAAGTTGCCGCGGCGACGGGTCGTACGCTCACCATCGACGGTGATCTTAAACTCGCCATATCCCTAAACCCTGCAATCCAGTTGAACGGTGTGCGTTTCCAAAATGCAGAGTGGGGCTCCCGCCCGGATATGGCCGTGATCGAGCGCATTGAGGCATCGGTTCCTCTGATTCCACTGCTCTCCGGCAGGGTTGAAGTGACGCGTCTGGCGCTTGTGAAGCCGGATATTTTATTAGAGCGCAATGCAGACGGACGCGCCAACTGGGACTTTAGCAGTGCAGAAACAGCTGCCGATGCGGAAGCAGAAGCGACCGCTCTCGCCATTTCAGCGATTGAGGTTGATGACGCCGTATTCTCCTTTAATGACGCCCAGGCGAATTCTAAAATCAGTGCCGCGCTGGAAAGACTGAGGATCAACATCACCGGCGACCTCCTCGCACCGGTCATTCAGAAAATTGATCTTGAGAATCTCGCCGCCAGCATGGCGAGCGATTCAGGGGAAGACACGTCCATTGTTGTCGCTTTCCTAACCGTTGATGCCACTTCAAGCGGTGCGGACCTGTCCCTTGAGTCAATCGCCGCCGGACAAAATATAACGGCGGATGGCACCATCGGCCCCCTCGGTCGGCTGGTCGCGATGGAAGGTGTGTTTCCGGCCAAGCTGGCGCTTTCACTGGGTGAGTTCGACTTCGACACGGATCTCAACGTCGATTTGTCTGCCGCGCGACCCAAAATATCTGGCTCAATCACCTCAGAGACGCTTGATCTCACAAAGCTGCCGCCCACGGAAGACGTGGCGTCGGCCAAGCTGTTCCCGTCCGACCCCATCCCCATGGACGGTCTCAAAGCCGTGGACGTGGATTTGGATATACAGGTGGCGCGTCTGATCCTGCAGAAATCGCTGGCCCTTACGAATTTAAAGACCAACATCAAACTGGTTGATGGCCGCTTAGAGCAAAGCCAAACGGCTGAGATTGCCGGGGGCACGCTTGAGTCAGATATTCAGTTCACCGCGCCGTCCGGTGTTGTGATAATCAGTTCAAATGGCACGGGCATCTCTGCCGAGCGTATTGCCAAAGATTTGGAAGCTACCGACATCATTACTCAAGGTTTGCTTGATTATGAGCTGTCGTTAAACGGCCGGGGGCTAAGTGTTGCCGCCCTCATGGCGAGCCTTGATGGATCAGTGATCGGCGGCATGGGCGAAGCCCGCATTCGCAACGACGCGATCAATTTGGCAGGTGCAGACTTCATCTCTCAGCTGATTTCCAACATAAACCCCTTTATGGCCCAGGAAGACTTCACTGTTGCTCAATGTGCTGTGGTCAACTTACAGGTACAAGACGGAATAGCGCGCACAGACAAAGGCATCGCATTTGTGTCAGACCGGATTGAAGTCACGTCTTCGGGCAGCATCAATCTGGCCGACGAAAAAATAGATCTCAACATACGGCCAAAGGCCAAAGAGGGGCTAGGCGTTGGCATGGGTAAGCTCACCCAAGTCGTTAAGATCAGCGGTTCGCTCTCAAATCCGGGCATCGGTTTCGATGCGGCGGGCGCGGTCAGGTCTCTGGGCTCCATAGCGGGTGCTTTTGCGACCGGCGGGGCCTCCTTGTTGGCTGAAGGCGCCCTGGAAAGAGGTCAAAGTGCCGGCGATACCTGTCAGGCAGCGCGGACGTGGCATCTTGCTGGGAACTGA
- the crcB gene encoding fluoride efflux transporter CrcB, with protein MNWTVVASVAAGGAVGSALRYLTTVAVQRAFGTGFPIWTLSVNVLGAFIMGVLVSTIALKWSLGQVGQAFLMVGVLGGFTTFSAFSLDVVTLYERNQTLAAGGYILASVALSIAALIAGMNLARAVLA; from the coding sequence ATGAATTGGACAGTCGTTGCGTCGGTTGCTGCCGGAGGTGCCGTAGGGTCCGCCCTGCGCTATCTGACCACCGTTGCCGTGCAACGCGCCTTTGGGACTGGGTTTCCCATCTGGACCCTCAGCGTCAATGTTTTGGGTGCCTTTATCATGGGCGTGCTGGTGTCTACAATTGCTCTCAAATGGTCGCTCGGGCAGGTGGGGCAAGCGTTTCTGATGGTAGGTGTGCTCGGCGGCTTTACGACCTTTTCAGCGTTCTCATTGGATGTCGTGACCCTCTATGAACGCAATCAAACCCTGGCCGCGGGCGGATACATCCTGGCGTCGGTGGCGCTGAGCATCGCTGCCCTGATCGCCGGGATGAATTTAGCGCGCGCGGTGCTGGCATGA
- a CDS encoding ATP12 family protein — MPAIPVRQRGRGILLGTDQQPVRLPKQETRRKRVYKTVAITEENGSYFLLLDGRVLHTPLRAKLITPFKSLAEEVASEWDAQVEYIDPATMPLTKLLNTCVDRVSSNPEQIVDGLLQYVDTDLLCYRAEGPETLVERQCKVWQPVLDWLSATHGISLPVVQGIIPTAYPPEIKSQMGALMLSFQAPALTAVQGVASLTSSLSLALAMVGGRLSGAEVAAAANLDETWQMERWGEDKESRDRLNRLQSDVFAVERFLVLQR, encoded by the coding sequence GTGCCGGCGATACCTGTCAGGCAGCGCGGACGTGGCATCTTGCTGGGAACTGATCAGCAGCCGGTAAGACTGCCAAAACAAGAAACCCGCCGGAAACGAGTCTACAAGACGGTTGCTATCACTGAGGAAAATGGAAGCTATTTTCTCCTGCTTGATGGCCGGGTGCTTCATACGCCCCTGCGGGCAAAGCTTATCACTCCATTTAAATCTCTAGCCGAAGAGGTTGCGTCTGAATGGGATGCGCAGGTGGAGTATATTGACCCCGCGACCATGCCGCTGACGAAGTTACTCAATACCTGCGTTGATCGCGTTTCTTCCAACCCTGAACAAATCGTAGATGGTTTGCTTCAGTATGTTGATACAGACTTGCTCTGTTATCGGGCAGAGGGACCGGAGACACTTGTCGAGCGGCAGTGTAAAGTTTGGCAGCCTGTGCTGGACTGGCTTTCAGCAACGCACGGCATTTCACTGCCCGTTGTGCAGGGCATTATACCAACAGCCTATCCACCGGAAATTAAGTCCCAAATGGGTGCCTTGATGTTGTCCTTCCAGGCGCCAGCGTTGACAGCCGTCCAGGGCGTGGCCTCACTCACGTCATCTTTGTCTCTGGCGTTGGCGATGGTTGGTGGCCGCCTCTCAGGTGCGGAAGTTGCGGCTGCGGCCAACTTAGATGAAACGTGGCAAATGGAACGCTGGGGCGAAGACAAAGAGTCGCGTGATCGTCTCAACCGCTTGCAGTCGGACGTTTTTGCGGTCGAGCGCTTTTTGGTATTGCAGCGTTAG
- a CDS encoding acyl-CoA carboxylase subunit beta, whose protein sequence is MTEIIQKLEEKRAQARLGGGQQRIDTQHSKGKLTARERIEILFDEGSFEEWDMFVEHRCVDFGMAEQKVPGDGVITGYGTVNGRPVFVFSQDFTVFGGSLSESHANKILKVMEKAVQVGAPVIGLNDSGGARIQEGVASLAGYADVFHQNVLASGVVPQISMVMGPCAGGAVYSPAITDFIFMVKDTSYMFVTGPDVVKTVTHETVTQEELGGAMTHASKSGVADGAFENDIEALLQLRRLLDFLPLNNKEKPPTIPCDDPPTREDFSLDTLVPDSANKPYDMKELITKVVDEGDFFEIGEHYAKNMIIGFGRMEGRPVGIVANQPMVLAGCLDIESSRKAARFVRFCDCFNIPILTFVDVPGFMPGTDQEFGGIIKHGAKLLYAFAEATVPKITVITRKAYGGAYDVMSSKHIGGDVNFAWPTAEIAVMGAKGAVEIIFRQDIGDTKKIAARTKEYEENFANPFRAANLGFIDDVIMPHGTRRRVCNALAMLRTKDVKNPWKKHGNIPL, encoded by the coding sequence ATGACTGAAATAATCCAGAAACTCGAAGAAAAACGCGCTCAGGCCCGCCTTGGGGGCGGCCAACAGCGTATTGATACGCAACATAGCAAGGGGAAATTGACCGCGCGTGAGCGCATAGAGATTCTCTTTGACGAGGGATCCTTCGAAGAATGGGATATGTTCGTCGAGCACCGGTGTGTTGATTTCGGGATGGCTGAACAAAAGGTTCCTGGAGATGGCGTGATCACGGGCTATGGCACAGTTAATGGTCGCCCTGTGTTTGTCTTCAGCCAAGACTTTACAGTCTTTGGCGGATCACTTTCCGAATCACATGCGAACAAGATTCTCAAAGTGATGGAAAAGGCGGTTCAGGTTGGAGCGCCTGTTATCGGCCTGAACGATTCTGGCGGCGCGCGCATTCAAGAAGGGGTTGCGTCCCTTGCTGGGTATGCGGATGTGTTTCATCAAAACGTTTTGGCGTCCGGTGTCGTCCCGCAGATTTCGATGGTCATGGGGCCGTGTGCCGGCGGGGCGGTGTATTCCCCCGCGATTACCGATTTTATCTTTATGGTCAAAGACACTTCTTACATGTTCGTCACCGGCCCGGATGTGGTCAAGACCGTGACACATGAGACCGTGACCCAGGAAGAACTCGGTGGCGCTATGACGCATGCCTCAAAATCTGGCGTCGCTGATGGGGCGTTCGAGAATGACATTGAAGCCCTGTTGCAACTTCGCCGGCTGTTGGACTTTCTGCCTCTGAACAACAAAGAAAAACCACCAACGATCCCGTGCGATGATCCACCAACGCGAGAAGATTTCTCTTTGGATACGTTGGTGCCGGACAGCGCCAATAAGCCCTATGACATGAAAGAGTTGATCACGAAGGTGGTCGATGAAGGCGATTTCTTTGAAATTGGAGAGCATTACGCCAAGAACATGATCATCGGCTTCGGCCGCATGGAAGGCCGGCCTGTTGGCATCGTTGCTAATCAGCCAATGGTCTTGGCAGGGTGCTTAGACATTGAATCCAGCCGCAAGGCAGCCCGCTTTGTGCGCTTCTGTGATTGTTTCAATATACCAATCCTGACGTTTGTCGATGTCCCTGGATTTATGCCGGGAACCGATCAAGAGTTCGGCGGCATTATCAAGCATGGGGCAAAACTGTTGTACGCTTTCGCTGAAGCGACGGTGCCCAAAATCACAGTTATTACGCGTAAGGCTTATGGTGGTGCCTACGACGTGATGAGCTCGAAACATATCGGCGGCGACGTTAACTTTGCTTGGCCAACGGCTGAGATTGCTGTGATGGGGGCAAAGGGGGCGGTGGAAATTATCTTCCGTCAGGATATCGGTGATACCAAAAAAATCGCCGCCCGTACCAAAGAGTATGAAGAGAATTTTGCCAATCCGTTTAGGGCCGCCAATCTTGGCTTCATTGATGACGTGATCATGCCCCATGGCACACGCCGTCGCGTCTGTAATGCGCTGGCAATGCTGCGCACCAAGGACGTTAAGAACCCCTGGAAAAAACACGGCAATATCCCGCTGTAA